In Methanocaldococcus lauensis, a single genomic region encodes these proteins:
- a CDS encoding 30S ribosomal protein S17 encodes MVAKNIGIPVKAPEVECDDKHCPFHGSLPVRGQSFVGVVVSDKPHKTVIIKREIIKYIKKYERYERRSSKLVAHNPPCINAKVGDIVRVMECRPISKTKSFVVVEKLGRVDEASNEQK; translated from the coding sequence ATGGTAGCAAAAAATATAGGAATCCCTGTAAAAGCTCCAGAAGTAGAGTGTGATGATAAACATTGTCCATTTCACGGCTCTCTACCAGTAAGAGGACAAAGTTTCGTAGGTGTAGTAGTTAGTGACAAACCACACAAGACTGTTATAATTAAAAGGGAAATTATAAAGTACATTAAAAAATATGAAAGATATGAAAGAAGAAGTTCAAAATTAGTTGCTCACAACCCTCCATGTATAAATGCAAAAGTTGGAGATATTGTAAGAGTTATGGAGTGCAGACCAATAAGTAAAACAAAATCATTTGTTGTTGTTGAAAAATTAGGAAGAGTAGACGAAGCATCAAATGAACAAAAATAA